The following coding sequences are from one Mugil cephalus isolate CIBA_MC_2020 chromosome 9, CIBA_Mcephalus_1.1, whole genome shotgun sequence window:
- the LOC125013273 gene encoding clathrin heavy chain 1 isoform X5: MAQILPIRFQEHLQLQNLGINPANIGFSTLTMESDKFICIREKVGEQAQVVIIDMADPNNPIRRPISADSAIMNPASKVIALKDAAKTLQIFNIEMKSKMKAHTMTDDVTFWKWISLNTVALVTDNAVYHWSMEGDSQPIKVFDRHSSLAGCQIINYRTDAKQKWLLLIGISAQQNRVVGAMQLYSVDRKVSQPIEGHAAGFAQFKMEGNTEESTLFCFAVRGQAGGKLHIIEVGTPPTGNQPFPKKAVDVFFPPEAQNDFPVAMQISSKQDVVFLITKYGYIHLYDLETGTCIYMNRISGETIFVTAPHEPTAGIIGVNRKGQVLSVCVEEENIIPYITNVLQNPDLALRMAVRNNLAGAEELFARKFNTLFAAGNYSEAAKVAANAPKGILRTPDTIRRFQSVPAQPGQTSPLLQYFGILLDQGQLNKFESLELCRPVLQQGRKQLLEKWLKEDKLECSEELGDLVKSVDPTLALSVYLRANVPNKVIQCFAETGQFQKIVLYAKKVGYTPDWIFLLRNVMRISPEQGLQFSQMLVQDEEPLADITQIVDVFMEYNLIQQCTSFLLDALKNNRPMEGPLQTRLLEMNLVHAPQVADAILGNQMFTHYDRAHVAQLCEKAGLLQRALEHYTDLYDIKRAVVHTHLLNPEWLVNFFGSLSVEDSLECLRAMLSANIRQNLQICVQVASKYHEQLSTQSLTELFESFKSFEGLFYFLGSIVNFSQDPEVHFKYIQAACKTGQIKEVERICRESNCYDPERVKNFLKEAKLTDQLPLIIVCDRFDFVHDLVLYLYRNSLQKYIEIYVQKVNPSRLPVVIGGLLDVDCAEDVIKNLIMVVRGQFSTDELVAEVEKRNRLKLLLPWLEARIHEGCEEPATHNALAKIYIDSNNNPERFLRENPFYDSRVVGKYCEKRDPHLACVAYERGQCDQELIHVCNENSLFKSLSRYLVRRKNPELWASVLLETNNYRRPLIDQVVQTALSETQDPEEVSVTVKAFMTADLPNELIELLEKIVLDNSVFSEHRNLQNLLILTAIKADRTRVMEYINRLDNYDAPDIANIAISNELFEEAFAIFRKFDVNTSAVQVLIEHIGNLDRAYEFAERCNEPPVWSQLAKAQLQKGLVKEAIDSYIKADDPSAYMEVGQAAAQSGNWEDLVKFLQMARKKARESYVETELIFALAKTNRLAELEEFINGPNNAHIQQVGDRCYDDKMYEAAKLLYNNVSNFGRLASTLVHLGEYQAAVDGARKANSTRTWKEVCFACVDGKEFRLAQMCGLHIVVHADELEELINYYQDRGYFEELITMLEAALGLERAHMGMFTELAILYSKFKPQKMREHLELFWSRVNIPKVLRAAEQAHLWAELVFLYDKYEEYDNAIITMMNHPSDAWKEGQFKDIVTKVANVELYYKAIQFYLEFKPLLLNDLLIVLSPRLDHTRAVNFFSKVKQLPLVKPYLRSVQNHNNKSVNEALNNLFIIEEDYAALRTSIDAYDNFDNISLAQGLEKHELIEFRRIAAYLFKGNNRWKQSVELCKKDKLYKDAMQYASESKDIELAEELLAWFLMEDKKECFAACLFTCYDLLRPDVVLETAWRHNIMDFSMPYFIQVMREYLSKVDAIKEKEWSHPSASEITPRWTNLKPLSL, encoded by the exons ATGGCTCAAATCCTGCCTATCCGCTTCCAGGAGCACCTGCAG CTCCAGAACCTGGGGATCAACCCAGCCAACATTGGATTCAGCACTCTAACCATGGAGTCGGACAAGTTCATCTGCATAAGGGAGAAAGTGGGTGAGCAGGCCCAGGTTGTCATCATTGACATGGCGGATCCCAACAACCCCATCCGCCGTCCCATTTCAGCCGACAGCGCCATTATGAACCCAGCAAGCAAAGTCATTGCCCTCAAAG ACG CGGCAAAGACCCTGCAGATCTTCAACATTGAGATGAAGAGCAAGATGAAGGCTCACACGATGACAGATGACGTGACCTTCTGGAAGTGGATCTCCCTTAACACCGTCGCCCTGGTCACAGACAACGCAGTCTACCATTGGAGCATGGAGGGCGACTCTCAACCAATCAAAGTCTTCGACCGTCATTCCAGCCTGGCAGGCTGCCAGATCATCAACTACCGCACTGACGCCAAGCAGAAGTGGTTGCTGCTTATTGGAATTTCAGCACAG CAAAATCGTGTCGTGGGAGCTATGCAGTTGTACTCGGTGGACAGGAAGGTGTCCCAGCCTATTGAGGGGCATGCTGCTGGCTTTGCACAGTTCAAGATGGAGGGCAACACTGAGGAGTCCACTCTGTTCTGCTTTGCTGTGCGAGGACAAGCAGGAGGAAAA CTCCATATCATTGAAGTGGGTACTCCACCAACCGGGAACCAGCCGTTTCCAAAGAAAGCTGtggatgttttctttcctccagaagCACAAAATGACTTTCCTGTGGCCATGCAG ATCAGTTCCAAGCAAGATGTAGTCTTCCTCATCACCAAATATGGCTACATCCACCTGTATGACCTGGAGACTGGAACTTGCATCTACATGAACAGGATCAGCGGGGAGACCATTTTTGTCACTGCCCCCCATGAGCCCACTGCTGGTATCATTGGAGTCAACAGGAAAGGACAG GTGTTGTCAGTGTGCGTtgaggaggaaaacatcatTCCCTACATCACCAATGTGCTCCAGAACCCAGACCTGGCTCTCCGCATGGCCGTTCGCAACAACCTTGCAGGGGCTGAGGAGCTGTTTGCCCGCAAGTTCAACACACTCTTTGCAGCAGGGAATTACTCAGAAGCTGCCAAGGTGGCAGCCAATGCACCCAAG gGTATCCTGCGGACCCCAGACACCATCCGAAGGTTCCAGAGTGTTCCAGCACAACCGGGCCAGACGTCTCCTTTGCTCCAATACTTTGGCATCTTGCTGGACCAGGGCCAGCTGAATAAGTTTGAATCTCTGGAGCTGTGCAGGCCTGTTCTCCAGCAGGGCCGCaagcagctgctggagaaatggcTAAAAGAGGACAAG CTGGAGTGTTCTGAGGAGCTCGGAGACTTGGTGAAGTCTGTAGATCCAACTCTTGCCCTCAGTGTCTACCTCAGAGCCAACGTCCCCAATAAGGTTATTCAGTGCTTTGCAGAGACTGGCCAGTTCCAGAAGATTGTCCTCTATGCCAAGAAG GTTGGCTACACTCCAGACTGGATCTTTCTGCTGAGGAATGTAATGCGGATCAGTCCAGAGCAGGGTCTTCAGTTCTCCCAGATGCTGGTTCAGGATGAAGAGCCACTTGCTGACATTACACAG ATTGTTGATGTGTTCATGGAGTACAACCTGATCCAGCAGTGCACATCCTTCCTACTAGATGCCCTGAAGAACAACAGACCAATGGAAGGACCACTGCAGACACGTCTGCTGGAAATGAATTTGGTTCACGCACCACAG GTTGCAGATGCCATCCTGGGCAATCAGATGTTCACCCACTATGATCGTGCTCATGTGGCTCAGCTGTGTGAGAAGGCCGGTCTCCTGCAGAGGGCACTGGAGCATTATACTGACCTGTATGACATTAAACGTGCTGTGGTGCACACACACCTTCTCAACCCAGAG TGGTTGGTGAATTTCTTTGGCTCCCTCTCTGTGGAGGACTCCCTTGAGTGTCTGAGGGCCATGCTGTCGGCCAACATCCGTCAGAACCTGCAGATCTGTGTTCAGGTCGCATCCAAGTACCATGAACAGCTTAGCACTCAGTCACTGACTGAACTTTTTGAGTCATTCAAGAGCTTCGAAG GTTTGTTCTATTTCCTGGGCTCCATTGTGAACTTCAGTCAGGATCCAGAAGTTCACTTCAAATATATTCAGGCTGCCTGCAAAACAGGCCAAATCAAAGAGGTGGAGAGAATCTGCAGAGAAAGCAACTGCTACGACCCTGAACGTGTGAAGAACTTCCTCAAG GAAGCCAAGCTCACTGACCAGCTGCCTTTAATCATCGTGTGTGACCGCTTTGATTTTGTCCACGATCTGGTCCTGTACCTGTACCGTAACAGCCTGCAGAAATACATTGAGATCTACGTGCAGAAG GTCAACCCAAGCCGCCTGCCGGTAGTTATTGGAGGGTTGCTTGATGTGGACTGTGCTGAGGACGTGATTAAGAACCTGATCATGGTGGTGAGAGGACAGTTTTCCACAGATGAACTGGTTGCtgaagtggagaaaagaaatcG ACTGAAGTTGTTGCTGCCTTGGTTGGAGGCTCGTATTCACGAAGGTTGCGAGGAGCCGGCAACTCACAACGCTCTGGCTAAGATCTACAtcgacagcaacaacaacccAGAGCGCTTCCTGAGGGAGAACCCCTTCTATGACAGCCGTGTAGTGGGCAAGTACTGTGAGAAGAGAGACCCCCACCTGGCCTGTGTGGCTTACGAAAGAGGACAGTGCGACCAGGAACTTATTCAT GTATGCAACGAGAACTCACTCTTCAAGAGTCTGTCCCGCTACCTTGTACGTCGCAAGAACCCCGAGTTGTGGGCAAGTGTGCTGCTGGAGACCAACAACTACAGAAGACCACTCATTGACCAG gttgTGCAAACAGCCTTATCAGAGACCCAGGATCCAGAGGAGGTGTCTGTTACAGTCAAGGCCTTCATGACCGCCGACCTTCCCAATGAGCTCATTGAGCTTCTGGAAAAGATTGTGCTGGATAATTCCGTCTTCAGTGAGCACAG AAACCTCCAGAATCTGCTCATTCTGACAGCCATTAAAGCTGATAGGACACGGGTGATGGAGTACATTAACCGCCTGGACAACTACGACGCCCCAGACATTGCGAACATTGCCATCAGCAATGAGCTGTTTGAGGAGGCATTTGCTATTTTTAGAAAATTTGATGTCAACACTTCGGCTGTGCAG GTTCTGATTGAACACATTGGTAACTTGGACAGAGCTTATGAATTTGCCGAACGCTGCAACGAGCCTCCGGTTTGGAGTCAGCTGGCAAAGGCTCAGCTTCAGAAGGGCCTGGTAAAAGAAGCCATCGACTCTTACATCAAGGCTGATGACCCCTCTGCTTACATGGAGGTGGGACAAGCTGCAGCCCAAAGTG GAAACTGGGAGGACCTGGTGAAGTTCCTGCAGATGGCCCGTAAGAAGGCCCGCGAGTCATACGTTGAAACAGAGTTGATTTTTGCCCTGGCCAAGACCAACCGCCTGGCTGAGCTGGAAGAGTTCATCAACGGACCCAACAACGCTCACATTCAGCAG GTGGGCGATCGTTGCTATGACGATAAAATGTACGAGGCAGCCAAGCTGCTTTACAACAACGTGTCCAACTTTGGCCGTCTGGCCTCCACTCTGGTGCACCTGGGAGAATACCAGGCGGCTGTGGATGGAGCCCGCAAGGCCAACAGCACCCGCACCTGGAAGGAG GTGTGTTTTGCTTGTGTAGATGGGAAGGAGTTCCGTCTTGCCCAGATGTGTGGCCTGCATATTGTCGTCCACGCCGATGAACTAGAGGAACTAATCAACTACTATCAG gacCGTGGTTACTTTGAGGAGCTGATCACCATGCTGGAGGCCGCCCTGGGCCTGGAGCGTGCTCACATGGGCATGTTCACAGAGCTGGCTATTCTCTACTCCAAATTCAAACCTCAGAAGATGAGGGAACACCTGGAGCTCTTCTGGTCCCGTGTTAACATTCCAAAG GTTCTCAGGGCAGCCGAGCAGGCCCACCTCTGGGCAGAGCTGGTGTTCCTCTATGACAAGTACGAGGAGTATGACAACGCCATCATCACCATGATGAACCACCCATCTGATGCCTGGAAGGAGGGCCAATTCAAAGACATTGTCactaag GTGGCCAATGTGGAGCTGTACTATAAGGCCATCCAGTTTTATCTGGAGTTCAAACCATTGTTACTGAACGACCTGCTCATTGTCCTGTCTCCAAGACTGGACCACACACGTGCTGTCAACTTCTTCAGCAAG GTCAAACAGCTTCCTCTGGTTAAACCTTACCTAAGGTCTGTccagaaccacaacaacaagTCTGTTAATGAAGCGCTCAACAACCTCTTCATCATCGAGGAAGACTATGCG GCTCTGCGCACTTCCATCGACGCTTATGACAACTTTGACAACATCTCGCTGGCTCAGGGTCTGGAGAAGCACGAGCTGATTGAATTTAGGAGGATCGCAGCCTACCTTTTCAAAGGCAACAATCGCTGGAAACAGAGCGTCGAACTCTGCAAGAAGGACAAGCTCTACAAA GATGCCATGCAGTATGCGTCCGAGTCTAAAGACATTGAGCTGGCAGAGGAGCTCCTGGCCTGGTTCTTGATGGAAGACAAGAAGGAGTGTTTTGCTGCCTGCTTATTTACCTGCTACGACCTGCTGCGGCCTGACGTGGTGCTGGAGACGGCCTGGCGGCACAACATCATGGACTTCTCCATGCCATacttcatccaggtcatgagGGAGTATCTCAGTAAG GTTGATGCGATAAAGGAAAAG GAATGGTCCCATCCGTCAGCCAGTGAAATAACCCCGAG GTGGACAAACTTGAAGCCTCTGAGTCTctga
- the LOC125013273 gene encoding clathrin heavy chain 1 isoform X1, which translates to MAQILPIRFQEHLQLQNLGINPANIGFSTLTMESDKFICIREKVGEQAQVVIIDMADPNNPIRRPISADSAIMNPASKVIALKDAAKTLQIFNIEMKSKMKAHTMTDDVTFWKWISLNTVALVTDNAVYHWSMEGDSQPIKVFDRHSSLAGCQIINYRTDAKQKWLLLIGISAQQNRVVGAMQLYSVDRKVSQPIEGHAAGFAQFKMEGNTEESTLFCFAVRGQAGGKLHIIEVGTPPTGNQPFPKKAVDVFFPPEAQNDFPVAMQISSKQDVVFLITKYGYIHLYDLETGTCIYMNRISGETIFVTAPHEPTAGIIGVNRKGQVLSVCVEEENIIPYITNVLQNPDLALRMAVRNNLAGAEELFARKFNTLFAAGNYSEAAKVAANAPKGILRTPDTIRRFQSVPAQPGQTSPLLQYFGILLDQGQLNKFESLELCRPVLQQGRKQLLEKWLKEDKLECSEELGDLVKSVDPTLALSVYLRANVPNKVIQCFAETGQFQKIVLYAKKVGYTPDWIFLLRNVMRISPEQGLQFSQMLVQDEEPLADITQIVDVFMEYNLIQQCTSFLLDALKNNRPMEGPLQTRLLEMNLVHAPQVADAILGNQMFTHYDRAHVAQLCEKAGLLQRALEHYTDLYDIKRAVVHTHLLNPEWLVNFFGSLSVEDSLECLRAMLSANIRQNLQICVQVASKYHEQLSTQSLTELFESFKSFEGLFYFLGSIVNFSQDPEVHFKYIQAACKTGQIKEVERICRESNCYDPERVKNFLKEAKLTDQLPLIIVCDRFDFVHDLVLYLYRNSLQKYIEIYVQKVNPSRLPVVIGGLLDVDCAEDVIKNLIMVVRGQFSTDELVAEVEKRNRLKLLLPWLEARIHEGCEEPATHNALAKIYIDSNNNPERFLRENPFYDSRVVGKYCEKRDPHLACVAYERGQCDQELIHVCNENSLFKSLSRYLVRRKNPELWASVLLETNNYRRPLIDQVVQTALSETQDPEEVSVTVKAFMTADLPNELIELLEKIVLDNSVFSEHRNLQNLLILTAIKADRTRVMEYINRLDNYDAPDIANIAISNELFEEAFAIFRKFDVNTSAVQVLIEHIGNLDRAYEFAERCNEPPVWSQLAKAQLQKGLVKEAIDSYIKADDPSAYMEVGQAAAQSGNWEDLVKFLQMARKKARESYVETELIFALAKTNRLAELEEFINGPNNAHIQQVGDRCYDDKMYEAAKLLYNNVSNFGRLASTLVHLGEYQAAVDGARKANSTRTWKEVCFACVDGKEFRLAQMCGLHIVVHADELEELINYYQDRGYFEELITMLEAALGLERAHMGMFTELAILYSKFKPQKMREHLELFWSRVNIPKVLRAAEQAHLWAELVFLYDKYEEYDNAIITMMNHPSDAWKEGQFKDIVTKVANVELYYKAIQFYLEFKPLLLNDLLIVLSPRLDHTRAVNFFSKVKQLPLVKPYLRSVQNHNNKSVNEALNNLFIIEEDYAALRTSIDAYDNFDNISLAQGLEKHELIEFRRIAAYLFKGNNRWKQSVELCKKDKLYKDAMQYASESKDIELAEELLAWFLMEDKKECFAACLFTCYDLLRPDVVLETAWRHNIMDFSMPYFIQVMREYLSKVDAIKEKVDKLEASESLRKQEEQATESQPIVYGTPQLMLTAGPNVAVPPQQAYGYGYTAAPGYSQPPQPSFGYGM; encoded by the exons ATGGCTCAAATCCTGCCTATCCGCTTCCAGGAGCACCTGCAG CTCCAGAACCTGGGGATCAACCCAGCCAACATTGGATTCAGCACTCTAACCATGGAGTCGGACAAGTTCATCTGCATAAGGGAGAAAGTGGGTGAGCAGGCCCAGGTTGTCATCATTGACATGGCGGATCCCAACAACCCCATCCGCCGTCCCATTTCAGCCGACAGCGCCATTATGAACCCAGCAAGCAAAGTCATTGCCCTCAAAG ACG CGGCAAAGACCCTGCAGATCTTCAACATTGAGATGAAGAGCAAGATGAAGGCTCACACGATGACAGATGACGTGACCTTCTGGAAGTGGATCTCCCTTAACACCGTCGCCCTGGTCACAGACAACGCAGTCTACCATTGGAGCATGGAGGGCGACTCTCAACCAATCAAAGTCTTCGACCGTCATTCCAGCCTGGCAGGCTGCCAGATCATCAACTACCGCACTGACGCCAAGCAGAAGTGGTTGCTGCTTATTGGAATTTCAGCACAG CAAAATCGTGTCGTGGGAGCTATGCAGTTGTACTCGGTGGACAGGAAGGTGTCCCAGCCTATTGAGGGGCATGCTGCTGGCTTTGCACAGTTCAAGATGGAGGGCAACACTGAGGAGTCCACTCTGTTCTGCTTTGCTGTGCGAGGACAAGCAGGAGGAAAA CTCCATATCATTGAAGTGGGTACTCCACCAACCGGGAACCAGCCGTTTCCAAAGAAAGCTGtggatgttttctttcctccagaagCACAAAATGACTTTCCTGTGGCCATGCAG ATCAGTTCCAAGCAAGATGTAGTCTTCCTCATCACCAAATATGGCTACATCCACCTGTATGACCTGGAGACTGGAACTTGCATCTACATGAACAGGATCAGCGGGGAGACCATTTTTGTCACTGCCCCCCATGAGCCCACTGCTGGTATCATTGGAGTCAACAGGAAAGGACAG GTGTTGTCAGTGTGCGTtgaggaggaaaacatcatTCCCTACATCACCAATGTGCTCCAGAACCCAGACCTGGCTCTCCGCATGGCCGTTCGCAACAACCTTGCAGGGGCTGAGGAGCTGTTTGCCCGCAAGTTCAACACACTCTTTGCAGCAGGGAATTACTCAGAAGCTGCCAAGGTGGCAGCCAATGCACCCAAG gGTATCCTGCGGACCCCAGACACCATCCGAAGGTTCCAGAGTGTTCCAGCACAACCGGGCCAGACGTCTCCTTTGCTCCAATACTTTGGCATCTTGCTGGACCAGGGCCAGCTGAATAAGTTTGAATCTCTGGAGCTGTGCAGGCCTGTTCTCCAGCAGGGCCGCaagcagctgctggagaaatggcTAAAAGAGGACAAG CTGGAGTGTTCTGAGGAGCTCGGAGACTTGGTGAAGTCTGTAGATCCAACTCTTGCCCTCAGTGTCTACCTCAGAGCCAACGTCCCCAATAAGGTTATTCAGTGCTTTGCAGAGACTGGCCAGTTCCAGAAGATTGTCCTCTATGCCAAGAAG GTTGGCTACACTCCAGACTGGATCTTTCTGCTGAGGAATGTAATGCGGATCAGTCCAGAGCAGGGTCTTCAGTTCTCCCAGATGCTGGTTCAGGATGAAGAGCCACTTGCTGACATTACACAG ATTGTTGATGTGTTCATGGAGTACAACCTGATCCAGCAGTGCACATCCTTCCTACTAGATGCCCTGAAGAACAACAGACCAATGGAAGGACCACTGCAGACACGTCTGCTGGAAATGAATTTGGTTCACGCACCACAG GTTGCAGATGCCATCCTGGGCAATCAGATGTTCACCCACTATGATCGTGCTCATGTGGCTCAGCTGTGTGAGAAGGCCGGTCTCCTGCAGAGGGCACTGGAGCATTATACTGACCTGTATGACATTAAACGTGCTGTGGTGCACACACACCTTCTCAACCCAGAG TGGTTGGTGAATTTCTTTGGCTCCCTCTCTGTGGAGGACTCCCTTGAGTGTCTGAGGGCCATGCTGTCGGCCAACATCCGTCAGAACCTGCAGATCTGTGTTCAGGTCGCATCCAAGTACCATGAACAGCTTAGCACTCAGTCACTGACTGAACTTTTTGAGTCATTCAAGAGCTTCGAAG GTTTGTTCTATTTCCTGGGCTCCATTGTGAACTTCAGTCAGGATCCAGAAGTTCACTTCAAATATATTCAGGCTGCCTGCAAAACAGGCCAAATCAAAGAGGTGGAGAGAATCTGCAGAGAAAGCAACTGCTACGACCCTGAACGTGTGAAGAACTTCCTCAAG GAAGCCAAGCTCACTGACCAGCTGCCTTTAATCATCGTGTGTGACCGCTTTGATTTTGTCCACGATCTGGTCCTGTACCTGTACCGTAACAGCCTGCAGAAATACATTGAGATCTACGTGCAGAAG GTCAACCCAAGCCGCCTGCCGGTAGTTATTGGAGGGTTGCTTGATGTGGACTGTGCTGAGGACGTGATTAAGAACCTGATCATGGTGGTGAGAGGACAGTTTTCCACAGATGAACTGGTTGCtgaagtggagaaaagaaatcG ACTGAAGTTGTTGCTGCCTTGGTTGGAGGCTCGTATTCACGAAGGTTGCGAGGAGCCGGCAACTCACAACGCTCTGGCTAAGATCTACAtcgacagcaacaacaacccAGAGCGCTTCCTGAGGGAGAACCCCTTCTATGACAGCCGTGTAGTGGGCAAGTACTGTGAGAAGAGAGACCCCCACCTGGCCTGTGTGGCTTACGAAAGAGGACAGTGCGACCAGGAACTTATTCAT GTATGCAACGAGAACTCACTCTTCAAGAGTCTGTCCCGCTACCTTGTACGTCGCAAGAACCCCGAGTTGTGGGCAAGTGTGCTGCTGGAGACCAACAACTACAGAAGACCACTCATTGACCAG gttgTGCAAACAGCCTTATCAGAGACCCAGGATCCAGAGGAGGTGTCTGTTACAGTCAAGGCCTTCATGACCGCCGACCTTCCCAATGAGCTCATTGAGCTTCTGGAAAAGATTGTGCTGGATAATTCCGTCTTCAGTGAGCACAG AAACCTCCAGAATCTGCTCATTCTGACAGCCATTAAAGCTGATAGGACACGGGTGATGGAGTACATTAACCGCCTGGACAACTACGACGCCCCAGACATTGCGAACATTGCCATCAGCAATGAGCTGTTTGAGGAGGCATTTGCTATTTTTAGAAAATTTGATGTCAACACTTCGGCTGTGCAG GTTCTGATTGAACACATTGGTAACTTGGACAGAGCTTATGAATTTGCCGAACGCTGCAACGAGCCTCCGGTTTGGAGTCAGCTGGCAAAGGCTCAGCTTCAGAAGGGCCTGGTAAAAGAAGCCATCGACTCTTACATCAAGGCTGATGACCCCTCTGCTTACATGGAGGTGGGACAAGCTGCAGCCCAAAGTG GAAACTGGGAGGACCTGGTGAAGTTCCTGCAGATGGCCCGTAAGAAGGCCCGCGAGTCATACGTTGAAACAGAGTTGATTTTTGCCCTGGCCAAGACCAACCGCCTGGCTGAGCTGGAAGAGTTCATCAACGGACCCAACAACGCTCACATTCAGCAG GTGGGCGATCGTTGCTATGACGATAAAATGTACGAGGCAGCCAAGCTGCTTTACAACAACGTGTCCAACTTTGGCCGTCTGGCCTCCACTCTGGTGCACCTGGGAGAATACCAGGCGGCTGTGGATGGAGCCCGCAAGGCCAACAGCACCCGCACCTGGAAGGAG GTGTGTTTTGCTTGTGTAGATGGGAAGGAGTTCCGTCTTGCCCAGATGTGTGGCCTGCATATTGTCGTCCACGCCGATGAACTAGAGGAACTAATCAACTACTATCAG gacCGTGGTTACTTTGAGGAGCTGATCACCATGCTGGAGGCCGCCCTGGGCCTGGAGCGTGCTCACATGGGCATGTTCACAGAGCTGGCTATTCTCTACTCCAAATTCAAACCTCAGAAGATGAGGGAACACCTGGAGCTCTTCTGGTCCCGTGTTAACATTCCAAAG GTTCTCAGGGCAGCCGAGCAGGCCCACCTCTGGGCAGAGCTGGTGTTCCTCTATGACAAGTACGAGGAGTATGACAACGCCATCATCACCATGATGAACCACCCATCTGATGCCTGGAAGGAGGGCCAATTCAAAGACATTGTCactaag GTGGCCAATGTGGAGCTGTACTATAAGGCCATCCAGTTTTATCTGGAGTTCAAACCATTGTTACTGAACGACCTGCTCATTGTCCTGTCTCCAAGACTGGACCACACACGTGCTGTCAACTTCTTCAGCAAG GTCAAACAGCTTCCTCTGGTTAAACCTTACCTAAGGTCTGTccagaaccacaacaacaagTCTGTTAATGAAGCGCTCAACAACCTCTTCATCATCGAGGAAGACTATGCG GCTCTGCGCACTTCCATCGACGCTTATGACAACTTTGACAACATCTCGCTGGCTCAGGGTCTGGAGAAGCACGAGCTGATTGAATTTAGGAGGATCGCAGCCTACCTTTTCAAAGGCAACAATCGCTGGAAACAGAGCGTCGAACTCTGCAAGAAGGACAAGCTCTACAAA GATGCCATGCAGTATGCGTCCGAGTCTAAAGACATTGAGCTGGCAGAGGAGCTCCTGGCCTGGTTCTTGATGGAAGACAAGAAGGAGTGTTTTGCTGCCTGCTTATTTACCTGCTACGACCTGCTGCGGCCTGACGTGGTGCTGGAGACGGCCTGGCGGCACAACATCATGGACTTCTCCATGCCATacttcatccaggtcatgagGGAGTATCTCAGTAAG GTTGATGCGATAAAGGAAAAG GTGGACAAACTTGAAGCCTCTGAGTCTctgaggaaacaggaggagcaggCGACAGAGTCTCAACCCATTGTTTACG GCACACCCCAGCTCATGCTCACAGCAGGGCCCAACGTGGCCGTGCCTCCTCAGCAGGCCTACGGCTACGGCTACACAGCAGCACCCGGCTACAGCCAGCCGCCACAGCCCAGCTTCGGTTACGGCATGTGA